A single window of Rhizobium sp. CCGE531 DNA harbors:
- the queE gene encoding 7-carboxy-7-deazaguanine synthase QueE produces the protein MSEARIRVSEIFGPTIQGEGILIGLPTIFVRTGGCDYRCSWCDTLHAVDNDYRDQWQPMSVDEIWLEVTRLSGGKPLTISLSGGNPAIQPLGPLIARGHAEGYRFALETQGSLAKDWFAELDVLVLSPKPPSSGMATDWAAFDDCLRMAAHKPQVALKIVVFDDVDYAYAREAASRYPNLPLYLQPGNHTPPPPQADDATIDIDGIVERMRWLVDKVSSDRWFEARVLPQLHVLIWGNKRGV, from the coding sequence ATGAGCGAAGCGCGCATTCGCGTCAGCGAGATCTTCGGGCCGACGATCCAGGGGGAGGGTATCCTGATCGGCCTTCCGACGATCTTCGTGCGCACCGGCGGCTGCGACTACCGCTGTTCCTGGTGCGATACGCTGCACGCGGTCGACAATGACTATCGCGATCAGTGGCAGCCGATGTCGGTCGATGAAATCTGGTTGGAGGTGACGCGGCTTTCCGGCGGCAAGCCGCTGACGATATCGCTTTCGGGCGGCAATCCCGCAATCCAGCCTCTCGGTCCGCTGATCGCGCGCGGTCACGCCGAGGGCTATCGTTTCGCCTTGGAAACGCAAGGGAGCCTGGCGAAGGATTGGTTCGCCGAACTCGATGTGCTGGTGCTGAGCCCAAAGCCGCCATCGAGCGGCATGGCGACGGATTGGGCCGCATTCGACGACTGTCTGCGCATGGCTGCCCACAAGCCGCAGGTCGCGCTGAAGATCGTCGTGTTCGACGACGTCGATTACGCCTATGCGCGTGAGGCCGCATCGCGCTATCCTAACCTGCCCCTTTATCTGCAACCCGGCAATCACACGCCGCCACCGCCGCAAGCCGACGACGCCACCATCGATATCGATGGCATCGTCGAGCGCATGCGCTGGCTCGTCGACAAGGTCAGCAGCGACCGATGGTTCGAAGCGAGGGTGTTGCCGCAATTGCACGTGCTGATTTGGGGCAACAAGCGCGGCGTTTGA
- a CDS encoding metalloregulator ArsR/SmtB family transcription factor: MYSDQTTEDERLIYHADLLTQLSNPKRLEVCIHLSRHEEDVNSLAKKLGISQSALSQHLTRLHHSGIVKVRRQAQFRYYSCDHPGVQQILKTLSKLFDAELEPTPPEDSARGEKS; encoded by the coding sequence ATGTACTCAGATCAGACCACGGAAGATGAGCGCCTCATCTACCACGCAGATCTTCTCACTCAGCTTTCCAATCCCAAACGTCTCGAGGTTTGCATTCATCTGTCCCGCCACGAGGAGGATGTGAACAGCCTGGCCAAGAAGCTGGGAATATCGCAATCGGCGCTGAGCCAGCATCTGACGCGGCTGCATCATTCCGGTATCGTGAAAGTGCGCCGCCAGGCGCAATTCAGATATTATTCTTGCGATCACCCCGGCGTTCAGCAGATCCTGAAAACATTGTCGAAGCTGTTCGATGCCGAGCTTGAGCCAACGCCACCCGAGGACAGCGCTCGCGGCGAGAAGTCGTGA
- the queC gene encoding 7-cyano-7-deazaguanine synthase QueC, with the protein MKTIVICSGGLDSVSLAHKIAAEHQLIGLVSFDYGQRHRKEVDFAAACATRLGVPHEIIDITAIGKHLTGSALTDDVDVPDGHYAEETMKATVVPNRNAIMLAIAFGLAAAQKADAVAVAVHGGDHFIYPDCRPGFIDAFQQMQNHALDGYASVSLYAPYVTIPKADIVADGASHRTPFAETWSCYKGGERHCGRCGTCVERREAFHIAGIADPTDYEDPDFWVSATSGFVAKEVK; encoded by the coding sequence ATGAAGACTATCGTCATCTGCTCCGGCGGATTGGACTCCGTTTCGCTCGCGCATAAGATCGCAGCCGAACACCAGCTTATCGGCCTTGTCTCCTTCGACTACGGCCAACGGCATCGCAAGGAAGTGGACTTCGCCGCCGCTTGCGCAACGCGCCTCGGTGTCCCTCATGAGATCATCGACATCACCGCCATCGGCAAGCATCTCACCGGATCGGCGCTCACCGATGACGTCGACGTGCCGGACGGGCATTATGCCGAAGAAACCATGAAGGCGACGGTCGTACCGAACCGCAACGCCATCATGCTCGCGATCGCCTTCGGGCTGGCGGCTGCCCAGAAGGCGGATGCGGTAGCCGTTGCCGTTCATGGCGGCGACCACTTCATTTATCCGGATTGCCGGCCCGGTTTCATCGATGCATTCCAGCAGATGCAGAACCATGCGCTCGATGGCTATGCCAGCGTTTCCCTCTACGCGCCCTATGTGACTATCCCGAAAGCCGATATCGTCGCGGATGGCGCGAGCCATCGAACTCCTTTTGCCGAGACCTGGTCCTGTTACAAGGGCGGAGAACGCCACTGCGGCCGTTGTGGTACCTGCGTCGAGCGGCGCGAAGCCTTCCATATTGCCGGCATCGCAGATCCCACGGATTATGAAGACCCGGATTTCTGGGTGTCGGCAACATCGGGCTTTGTCGCCAAGGAGGTGAAGTGA
- the queD gene encoding 6-carboxytetrahydropterin synthase QueD, whose amino-acid sequence MFRITKEFHFSASHQLSHLPDDHQCARMHGHNYIVVVELSADELDGNGFVRDYHELQPLKRYIDDEFDHRHLNDVLGHDRVTSEYLAKHFYDWCKSHLPETSAVRVSETPKTWAEYRP is encoded by the coding sequence ATGTTCCGCATCACAAAGGAGTTTCACTTCTCCGCCTCGCATCAGCTCTCGCATCTTCCCGACGACCATCAGTGCGCGCGCATGCATGGCCACAATTATATCGTCGTGGTTGAGCTTTCGGCCGACGAGCTCGATGGGAACGGCTTCGTGCGCGACTATCATGAACTGCAGCCGCTGAAGCGCTATATCGACGACGAATTCGACCATCGCCACCTCAACGATGTACTCGGCCACGATCGCGTCACCTCGGAATATCTGGCCAAGCATTTCTACGACTGGTGCAAGTCCCACCTGCCGGAGACATCGGCGGTGCGCGTCAGCGAGACGCCGAAGACCTGGGCGGAATACCGGCCATGA